A region from the Mya arenaria isolate MELC-2E11 chromosome 2, ASM2691426v1 genome encodes:
- the LOC128221983 gene encoding uncharacterized protein LOC128221983: protein MCAIYDILIYIIFFQTLVYMMVRVSCLLLLVVVGVVIADEDCSELGDCDCGDVCHDGHCVEGCHVYDIFIAAGVKTKVYGRQCECGAKPDADGRSIMCNDDESFEGNPVGSMMYSPNPRCYPHPHTEDETPAVKTTVA, encoded by the exons ATGTGCGCGATCTATGATatcttaatttatataattttctttcagACACTTGTTTATATGATGGTTCGTGTATCATGTCTCCTCTTGTTGGTCGTCGTCGGTGTAGTGATTGCCGACGAGGATTGTTCCGAACTTGG AGACTGCGATTGTGGTGATGTTTGCCATGACGGCCATTGTGTAGAAg GTTGCCACGTGTATGACATTTTCATTGCCGCCGGCGTGAAGACGAAGGTATACGGTCGGCAATGCGAGTGTGGGGCTAAACCAGATGCTGACGGCAGGTCCATCATG TGTAATGACGACGAGTCATTCGAAGGTAACCCAGTCGGTTCAATGATGTACTCGCCCAATCCACGTTGTTACCCCCACCCACATACGGAAGACGAAACACCCGCTGTCAAAACTACAGTTGCCTAG